In the Candidatus Zixiibacteriota bacterium genome, ACCTCAGGAACATCAACTATTCCGGCGATGTTGGAACCGCAGTGACAGACATACACTCCAATCTTTTGAGGACTATTTTGACGATCGCTCATCTTTTACCTCCATAAAATCTATCCAAAACCTTCTCCGCTGAAACCAATTCCTTTCCAATCAAAAGCTTTTCCTTGGACAGTCCTAAAGCCACCCCTAAAAGCTGGGTGAAATAGATCGCTGGGATAGAAAAAACGGTCTTAAATTTCTTATTCACCTTCTTCTGATAACCTTCGAGGTTGATCTCGCATAAAGGGCAAGCGGTGACAATCAATTCCGCCTTATTATCCTGCGCACAAGAGAGCAAATCCTTTATCAATTTTAAGCTCTCCTCAAGCTCGGTGGTTATCAAGATTCCTCCACAGCATTTGGCTTTCAAAGGGAAATTTACCACTTCCGCGCCCAGAGAGGAAAATAGATTATCCATAGTCATAGGAAACTCCGGATCATCGAAAGTTCCATGAGGGCGAGAGATTTGACAGCCATAATAGGGAGCTATTTTAAGTCCCTCCAATCTCTTCTTAATCTTTGGTTGGATCTTCTGAAGCCCCACATCATTAACTATCACATCCAGAAGGTGCCTTACCTTAATAGTCCCATCATATTTTAAATTCGCCACCGCCAAAGCCTCATCCACAGTTTTCTTAATATCCTCTTTTTCATTAATGTAGATATTGGCTTTGTTCAAAACCGTGTAGCAGGCAGGACAAACGGTTACTAAATCGTTCTTCTTTTT is a window encoding:
- a CDS encoding CoB--CoM heterodisulfide reductase iron-sulfur subunit B family protein, with product MRYSYYPGCSLEVTAKPYDASARAVCQALDIELEEVDDWNCCGATSYISIRELISFAISARNLALAEKKKNDLVTVCPACYTVLNKANIYINEKEDIKKTVDEALAVANLKYDGTIKVRHLLDVIVNDVGLQKIQPKIKKRLEGLKIAPYYGCQISRPHGTFDDPEFPMTMDNLFSSLGAEVVNFPLKAKCCGGILITTELEESLKLIKDLLSCAQDNKAELIVTACPLCEINLEGYQKKVNKKFKTVFSIPAIYFTQLLGVALGLSKEKLLIGKELVSAEKVLDRFYGGKR